A genomic window from Phoenix dactylifera cultivar Barhee BC4 chromosome 7, palm_55x_up_171113_PBpolish2nd_filt_p, whole genome shotgun sequence includes:
- the LOC103712472 gene encoding fructose-bisphosphate aldolase 1, cytoplasmic, with product MSAYCGKYSDELIKNAAYIGTPGKGILAADESTGTIGKRLASINVENVEANRQALRELLFCAPGALQYLSGVILFEETLYQKTKDGKPFVEVLNEGGVLPGIKVDKGTIELAGTNGETTTQGHDDLGKRCQKYYEAGARFAKWRAVLKIGPTEPSQLAIDLNADGLARYAIICQENGLVPIVEPEILVDGPHDINRCADVTERVLAACYKALNDHHVLLEGTLLKPNMVTPGSDSAKVAPEVVAEHTVRALQRTVPAAVPAIVFLSGGQSEEEATLNLNAMNKLEGKKPWSLSFSFGRALQQSTLKAWAGKEQNVEKARAAFLSRCKANSEATLGKYKGDAAGGAGVSESLHVKDYKY from the exons ATGTCGGCCTACTGCGGAAAGTATAGCG ATGAGCTCATTAAGAATGCTGCCTACATCGGCACCCCGGGCAAGGGGATCCTTGCAGCCGATGAGTCCACTGGCACGATTGGCAAGCGCCTAGCCAGCATCAATGTTGAGAATGTCGAGGCGAACCGCCAGGCCCTCCGCGAGCTCCTCTTCTGTGCCCCCGGTGCTCTCCAATACCTTAGTGGGGTCATCCTCTTTGAGGAGACCCTATACCAGAAGACTAAAGATGGGAAGCCTTTTGTCGAAGTCTTGAATGAGGGTGGagtccttcctggtatcaaggTGGACAAGGGCACCATCGAACTTGCTGGCACTAATGGTGAAACCACCACCCAGGGCCATGATGACCTCGGCAAGCGCTGCCAGAAGTACTATGAGGCAGGGGCGCGCTTTGCCAAGTGGCGTGCCGTCCTCAAGATTGGTCCAACTGAGCCATCTCAGCTAGCAATTGATCTAAATGCTGATGGGTTGGCCCGCTATGCTATTATCTGCCAGGAGAACGGTCTGGTACCAAttgtagagcctgagatccttGTTGATGGGCCACACGACATCAACCGTTGTGCCGATGTCACGGAGAGGGTGCTTGCTGCTTGCTACAAGGCACTTAACGACCACCATGTTCTCCTGGAAGGGACTCTCCTGAAGCCAAACATGGTAACCCCAGGATCAGATTCAGCAAAGGTGGCACCTGAGGTGGTGGCTGAGCACACTGTGCGGGCTCTCCAAAGGACAGTCCCAGCTGCTGTGCCTGCTATTGTCTTCCTCTCAGGCGGCCAGAGCGAGGAGGAAGCGACCTTGAACCTGAATGCCATGAACAAGCTGGAGGGGAAGAAGCCTTGGTCGCTTTCATTCTCATTTGGCCGTGCTCTGCAGCAAAGCACGCTCAAGGCTTGGGCTGGGAAGGAGCAGAATGTTGAGAAGGCGAGGGCTGCTTTTCTGTCAAGGTGCAAGGCGAACTCAGAGGCAACACTCGGGAAATACAAGGGAGATGCTGCTGGCGGCGCAGGTGTCTCTGAGAGTCTCCATGTGAAGGACTACAAGTATTAA
- the LOC103712481 gene encoding GDSL esterase/lipase At3g48460: protein MVSSNSLHTTTIFFLLMNLLLASFSTCSSATDTTATASTTTGAANRHRFSKIYAFGDSYTDTGNTHSTTGPYSYGYVSRPPYGTTYFHRSTNRYSDGRLVVDFLATALSLPFLPPYLDRSSSDLSHGVNFAVAGSTAIEHEFFARNNITMDITPQSLMTQFMWFKKYLERKGCRGNGSPRCRAEMANALFWVGEIGANDYAYSFTSSLSPNLIRELAVKNVINFLQALLENGAKHIVVQGLPLTGCLPLAMVLAPADDRDDIGCTASVNNQSYTHNLLLQNKLQDLRRRYPDAIISYADYFSAHHAVMKSPSTHGFIEPFKACCGTGGGPFNFDLFATCGSPNVSKACSNPTKFVNWDGVHLTEAMYKVVSDMFFHRGYCRPSFDILLSNKSH from the exons ATGGTCAGTTCCAATTCCCTTCACACCAccaccatcttcttcctcctaatGAATTTGCTGCTGGCTTCTTTCTCTACCTGTTCTTCTGCTACTGATACTACTGCTACTGCATCCACAACAACCGGCGCTGCAAACCGACACCGTTTCtccaaaatctatgccttcggGGACTCTTATACCGACACCGGGAACACCCATTCAACAACTGGTCCATACTCCTACGGCTATGTATCAAGGCCTCCCTATGGCACCACCTACTTCCACCGCTCCACCAACCGCTACTCCGATGGCCGCCTTGTGGTAGACTTTCTTGCCACCGCCCTTTCCCTACCTTTCCTACCTCCATACCTTGATCGGTCTTCTTCCGACCTCTCCCATGGCGTCAACTTCGCAGTCGCAGGGTCGACGGCAATCGAGCATGAGTTCTTTGCCAGGAACAATATTACGATGGACATCACCCCACAGTCACTGATGACACAATTCATGTGGTTCAAGAAGTACTTAGAACGGAAAGGGTGTCGAGGGAATGGATCACCCAGGTGTCGAGCAGAAATGGCGAATGCACTCTTCTGGGTTGGCGAGATTGGAGCCAACGACTATGCTTACAGCTTCACATCTTCTCTCTCACCTAATCTCATTCGGGAGCTTGCTGTCAAGAATGTCATCAACTTTCTACAG GCACTGCTTGAAAACGGTGCCAAGCACATCGTTGTTCAGGGACTGCCGCTAACAGGATGCCTGCCACTAGCAATGGTGTTGGCACCAGCTGATGACAGAGACGACATCGGGTGCACTGCAAGTGTAAACAACCAGAGTTACACCCACAACCTGCTTCTCCAAAACAAGTTGCAGGATCTCAGAAGACGATATCCAGATGCCATCATCTCTTATGCTGACTACTTCAGTGCCCATCATGCTGTCATGAAGAGTCCATCCACTCATGGCTTTATAGAGCCCTTTAAGGCTTGTTGTGGTACAGGTGGTGGCCCCTTTAACTTCGACCTCTTTGCCACATGTGGATCACCAAATGTTTCTAAAGCTTGCTCAAATCCTACCAAGTTTGTGAACTGGGATGGAGTCCACCTAACTGAAGCGATGTACAAGGTTGTTTCGGACATGTTCTTCCACCGTGGCTATTGTAGACCATCATTCGATATATTACTCAGCAATAAGAGTCATTAG
- the LOC103712490 gene encoding E3 ubiquitin-protein ligase AIRP2-like isoform X2 — MFQSQLSRSSSFRGSLKALEADIHHANTLADTIQRAYGGACLQMKLSYSPLAPFFLFLIQWIDCSCSYSLPSYLGLLHILVYKVYADGQTTISTYERRASLRQFYAVIYPSLQQLESYLVEKDESEERGRCKEIMGRKRMEEWRKLSDRDMEREDECGICLEICTKMVLPNCNHAMCINCYRDWHTRSQSCPFCRGSLKRVRSRDLWVLTSNGDVVDTVTLEKENVAHFYRYIDSLPLTVPDSLFLFYYDYLV; from the exons ATGTTCCAGAGCCAGCTTTCCAGGTCATCATCCTTCAGAGGCTCTCTCAAAGCCCTTGAAGCTGATATCCACCATGCCAACACCCT GGCTGATACTATTCAGAGAGCTTATGGTGGTGCATGCCTTCAGATGAAGCTGTCTTACAGCCCTCTGGCACCATTCTTTCTTTTCCTAATCCAGTGGATAGACTGTTCATGTTCCTACTCCCTCCCTAGTTATTTaggtcttctccacatacttgttTACAAG GTTTATGCTGATGGGCAGACGACGATATCCACATATGAAAGGAGGGCCAGCCTTAGGCAGTTCTATG CTGTTATATATCCTTCTCTTCAACAACTTGAAAGCTACTTGGTGGAGAAGGATGAGTCTGAGGAGAGAGGTCGATGTAAAGAGATAATGGGCAGGAAGAGGATGGAAGAATGGAGGAAGCTTTCTGATAGGGATATGGAGAGAGAGGATGAATGCGGGATTTGTTTGGAGATCTGTACCAAGATGGTCCTGCCTAACTGCAACCATGCTATGTGCATAAACTGCTACCGCGACTG GCATACAAGATCGCAGTCCTGTCCATTTTGCAGGGGAAGCCTGAAAAGAGTTCGATCAAGAGACCTCTGGGTGCTTACAAGTAATGGCGATGTGGTTGATACTGTGACTTTAGAAAAGGAAAATGTGGCGCACTTCTATCGCTATATAGATAGTTTGCCTCTCACAGTTCCAGATAGCTTGTTCCTGTTTTATTATGATTACCTAGTCTAA
- the LOC103712490 gene encoding E3 ubiquitin-protein ligase AIRP2-like isoform X1: protein MFQSQLSRSSSFRGSLKALEADIHHANTLLWNLVELIWDVWMFGYDGGGGIFRADTIQRAYGGACLQMKLSYSPLAPFFLFLIQWIDCSCSYSLPSYLGLLHILVYKVYADGQTTISTYERRASLRQFYAVIYPSLQQLESYLVEKDESEERGRCKEIMGRKRMEEWRKLSDRDMEREDECGICLEICTKMVLPNCNHAMCINCYRDWHTRSQSCPFCRGSLKRVRSRDLWVLTSNGDVVDTVTLEKENVAHFYRYIDSLPLTVPDSLFLFYYDYLV from the exons ATGTTCCAGAGCCAGCTTTCCAGGTCATCATCCTTCAGAGGCTCTCTCAAAGCCCTTGAAGCTGATATCCACCATGCCAACACCCT ATTGTGGAATCTTGTAGAGTTGATTTGGGATGTGTGGATGTTTGGTTATGATGGGGGTGGTGGAATTTTCAGGGCTGATACTATTCAGAGAGCTTATGGTGGTGCATGCCTTCAGATGAAGCTGTCTTACAGCCCTCTGGCACCATTCTTTCTTTTCCTAATCCAGTGGATAGACTGTTCATGTTCCTACTCCCTCCCTAGTTATTTaggtcttctccacatacttgttTACAAG GTTTATGCTGATGGGCAGACGACGATATCCACATATGAAAGGAGGGCCAGCCTTAGGCAGTTCTATG CTGTTATATATCCTTCTCTTCAACAACTTGAAAGCTACTTGGTGGAGAAGGATGAGTCTGAGGAGAGAGGTCGATGTAAAGAGATAATGGGCAGGAAGAGGATGGAAGAATGGAGGAAGCTTTCTGATAGGGATATGGAGAGAGAGGATGAATGCGGGATTTGTTTGGAGATCTGTACCAAGATGGTCCTGCCTAACTGCAACCATGCTATGTGCATAAACTGCTACCGCGACTG GCATACAAGATCGCAGTCCTGTCCATTTTGCAGGGGAAGCCTGAAAAGAGTTCGATCAAGAGACCTCTGGGTGCTTACAAGTAATGGCGATGTGGTTGATACTGTGACTTTAGAAAAGGAAAATGTGGCGCACTTCTATCGCTATATAGATAGTTTGCCTCTCACAGTTCCAGATAGCTTGTTCCTGTTTTATTATGATTACCTAGTCTAA